Proteins encoded within one genomic window of Streptomyces sp. NBC_01314:
- a CDS encoding Gfo/Idh/MocA family protein: MPTPSNDPSPTPDRLPNRLPAPLAGRRVRAAIIGVGAIGGGSHLPALARLAEEGETEVVAAVDIDADAVAKFCAEHGIPHGYTDLDRMLAEQRPDLVSICTPPTLHRDQTIAALRAGAWVWCEKPPVPTLADFDAVEAQEGTETGGPYASIVFQHRFGSGSRHVRKLLAEQSLGRPLVAHCQTTWYRDTAYYAVPWRGRWATEGGGPAMGHGIHQMDLLLDLLGPWSEVRAMAGRLVHDVETEDVSTALVRFESGALATVVNSVLSPDEVSRIRIDCERATVELTHLYGHSNTNWSVVPAPGTPDADAAAWRDFGEDVPSSHLAQLRELVASMRAGERPRSSGADGRTSLELIAALYKSAFTDVTVRRGEIGPGDPYYTAMHGGAPGWAPGTAQVSADASSVGTSEEITA, encoded by the coding sequence ATGCCCACACCCAGCAACGACCCGAGCCCGACTCCGGACCGGCTGCCGAACCGCCTCCCGGCGCCGCTCGCCGGCCGCCGTGTCCGCGCCGCGATCATCGGCGTCGGCGCCATCGGCGGCGGCTCGCACCTGCCCGCGCTCGCGCGGCTCGCCGAGGAGGGCGAGACCGAGGTCGTGGCGGCCGTCGACATCGATGCCGACGCGGTGGCGAAGTTCTGCGCGGAGCACGGTATCCCGCACGGCTACACCGATCTTGACCGCATGCTGGCGGAACAGCGGCCCGACCTGGTCAGCATCTGCACCCCGCCGACCCTGCACCGCGACCAGACGATCGCCGCGCTGCGGGCCGGCGCCTGGGTGTGGTGCGAGAAGCCGCCGGTGCCGACGCTCGCCGACTTCGACGCCGTCGAGGCGCAGGAGGGTACGGAGACCGGAGGGCCGTACGCCTCGATCGTCTTCCAGCACCGCTTCGGGTCGGGTTCGCGGCATGTACGGAAGCTGCTCGCCGAGCAGAGCCTCGGGCGCCCGCTCGTCGCGCACTGCCAGACCACCTGGTACCGGGACACCGCCTACTACGCCGTTCCCTGGCGCGGACGCTGGGCCACGGAGGGCGGCGGGCCCGCCATGGGGCACGGCATCCACCAGATGGACCTGCTGCTGGATCTGCTCGGGCCGTGGAGCGAGGTCCGGGCGATGGCCGGGCGGCTGGTCCACGACGTGGAGACCGAGGACGTCTCGACGGCCCTCGTCCGCTTCGAGAGCGGCGCCCTGGCCACCGTCGTCAACAGCGTCCTCAGCCCCGACGAGGTCAGCCGCATCCGCATCGACTGCGAGCGCGCCACCGTCGAACTGACCCATCTGTACGGCCACTCCAACACCAACTGGTCCGTCGTCCCCGCCCCGGGCACCCCGGACGCGGACGCGGCGGCCTGGCGTGACTTCGGTGAGGACGTCCCCAGCTCGCACCTGGCCCAGCTGCGCGAGCTCGTCGCCAGCATGCGAGCCGGCGAGCGGCCCCGCAGCAGCGGCGCCGACGGGCGGACGAGCCTGGAGCTGATCGCGGCCCTGTACAAGTCGGCGTTCACGGACGTGACCGTACGGCGTGGGGAGATCGGGCCCGGGGACCCGTACTACACGGCCATGCACGGAGGCGCCCCCGGGTGGGCGCCCGGAACGGCCCAGGTGTCCGCCGACGCGAGCTCCGTCGGCACGAGTGAGGAGATCACCGCATGA
- a CDS encoding SDR family NAD(P)-dependent oxidoreductase has translation MSRPVTVVTGGSRGIGAATSLRLAADGHDVVVGYVSDGAAAEWIATGVRANGARCVTVRADTSVEADVDRLFETAADRLGPVTGLVNNAGVTGPFGRLADTGTDVLRRVVEVNLLGVLLCSRRAAEVMAARGSGVIVNVSSAAATLGSPGEYVHYAATKAAVDALTTGLAKELGPDGIRVNAVAPGVIDTEIHARMGDAERPERIAASVPLRRPGRADEIASAIAWLMSPEASYTTGAVLRVSGGR, from the coding sequence ATGTCACGTCCGGTCACGGTGGTCACGGGTGGGAGCCGGGGGATCGGTGCCGCGACCTCCCTGCGGCTCGCGGCGGACGGGCACGACGTGGTCGTGGGGTACGTGAGCGACGGGGCGGCCGCCGAGTGGATCGCGACGGGGGTGCGGGCGAACGGGGCGCGCTGTGTCACGGTCAGGGCGGACACCTCGGTGGAGGCCGACGTGGACCGGCTGTTCGAGACGGCGGCGGACCGGCTCGGGCCGGTGACGGGCCTGGTCAACAACGCCGGAGTGACGGGCCCGTTCGGGAGGCTGGCGGACACCGGCACGGACGTGCTGCGCCGGGTGGTGGAGGTCAACCTCCTCGGTGTGCTGCTGTGTTCGCGCCGGGCGGCCGAGGTGATGGCGGCCCGGGGGAGCGGCGTCATCGTGAACGTGTCCTCGGCGGCGGCCACGCTGGGCAGCCCCGGCGAGTACGTGCACTACGCGGCGACCAAGGCCGCGGTCGACGCGCTGACGACGGGGCTGGCGAAGGAACTCGGCCCGGACGGCATCCGTGTCAACGCGGTGGCGCCCGGGGTGATCGACACGGAGATTCACGCGCGGATGGGCGATGCGGAACGCCCCGAACGCATCGCCGCGTCCGTCCCCCTGCGCCGGCCCGGCCGTGCCGACGAGATCGCCTCGGCCATCGCCTGGCTCATGTCCCCGGAGGCGTCGTACACGACAGGAGCGGTGCTGCGGGTGTCGGGGGGCCGGTGA
- a CDS encoding chloramphenicol phosphotransferase CPT family protein produces the protein MTPGGRHTDGPARRGGLIIFLNGTSSSGKSSIAVELLRILDEPSFHMPVDAFHAMRTRQELPPERLATVLHNTWRGYHRAIAGMASAGNNVVMDHVLSAEWRLRDCLDLFVPQNVVFVGVHCARAELERRERERGDRPTGLAARQLEQVHAHGLYDIECDTGRADPLRCAARIKEFIADRPTPTAFQQLIDKRRGLRPPAD, from the coding sequence GTGACCCCTGGGGGGCGACACACCGACGGGCCGGCCCGCCGCGGCGGCCTGATCATCTTCCTCAACGGCACGTCCAGTTCGGGCAAGTCGAGCATCGCGGTGGAACTGCTCCGCATCCTCGACGAGCCGTCGTTCCACATGCCGGTCGACGCGTTCCACGCCATGCGAACCCGTCAGGAGCTGCCTCCCGAACGGCTCGCCACCGTGCTGCACAACACCTGGCGGGGCTACCACCGCGCGATCGCCGGCATGGCCTCCGCGGGCAACAACGTCGTCATGGACCACGTCCTGAGCGCGGAATGGCGGCTACGGGACTGCCTCGACCTCTTCGTGCCGCAGAACGTCGTGTTCGTCGGCGTGCACTGCGCCCGCGCCGAGCTCGAACGACGCGAGCGGGAGCGGGGCGACAGGCCGACGGGGCTGGCCGCCCGGCAGCTGGAGCAGGTGCACGCACACGGTCTCTACGACATCGAGTGCGACACGGGCCGGGCTGATCCGCTCCGATGCGCCGCGCGCATCAAGGAGTTCATCGCCGACCGCCCCACACCGACCGCGTTCCAGCAGCTGATCGACAAGCGGCGGGGCCTCAGGCCACCGGCCGACTGA
- a CDS encoding undecaprenyl-diphosphate phosphatase, whose translation MSWFESIILGLVQGLTEFLPVSSSAHLRLTAAFSGWEDPGAAFTAITQIGTEAAVLIYFRKDIANIISAWSRSLFNKEMRGDHDAQMGWLVIVGSIPIGVLGVTLKDQIEGPFRDLRLTATMLIVMGIVLGVADRLAARDETGGKHRAAKERKGLDQLSVKDGLIFGLCQAMALIPGVSRSGATISGGLLMGYKREAAARYSFLLAIPAVIASGGYELKDAMEGGHVTWGPTILATVIAFFVGYAVIAWFMKFISTKSFMPFVWYRIALGIVIVVLVSLGVLSPHAGESAG comes from the coding sequence ATGTCTTGGTTTGAATCCATCATCCTCGGACTCGTCCAGGGGCTGACCGAATTCCTCCCCGTCTCCTCCAGTGCGCACCTGCGCCTGACGGCGGCGTTCTCCGGCTGGGAGGACCCGGGAGCGGCCTTCACGGCGATCACCCAGATCGGCACCGAGGCCGCGGTGCTGATCTACTTCCGCAAGGACATCGCCAACATCATCTCGGCGTGGTCGCGCTCGCTGTTCAACAAGGAGATGCGCGGCGACCACGACGCCCAGATGGGCTGGCTGGTGATCGTCGGCTCCATCCCGATCGGTGTCCTCGGCGTGACCCTCAAGGACCAGATCGAGGGCCCCTTCCGTGATCTGCGCCTCACGGCGACCATGCTGATCGTCATGGGCATCGTCCTGGGCGTGGCGGACCGCCTGGCCGCGCGGGACGAGACCGGCGGCAAGCACCGCGCCGCCAAGGAGCGCAAGGGCCTCGATCAGCTCAGCGTCAAGGACGGTCTGATCTTCGGCCTCTGCCAGGCCATGGCCCTCATCCCCGGTGTCTCCCGCTCCGGCGCCACCATCAGCGGTGGCCTCCTCATGGGTTACAAGCGCGAGGCCGCGGCCCGGTACTCCTTCCTCCTCGCCATCCCGGCCGTGATCGCCTCGGGAGGCTACGAACTCAAGGACGCGATGGAGGGCGGCCACGTCACCTGGGGACCGACGATTCTCGCCACGGTCATCGCCTTCTTCGTCGGCTACGCGGTCATCGCGTGGTTCATGAAGTTCATCTCCACCAAGAGCTTCATGCCGTTCGTCTGGTACCGCATCGCGCTCGGCATCGTCATCGTCGTCCTGGTGTCCCTGGGCGTACTGAGCCCGCACGCGGGCGAGTCGGCGGGCTGA
- a CDS encoding expansin EXLX1 family cellulose-binding protein, whose amino-acid sequence MAARSHRSSPRPKRRTALISVATVAAVGLAASLVIAFGPDRESGTEAAGKVGAAPAATTPRATGPSSDAPERKPSATPSKSPSPSASKNTPSATPTTESTRPSPAVTRQAGSASAQLAGRIRPGVDYEGVATFYDAGTGEGGACSYGPSDDLMTAAMNTTDYEVSKACGAYVRVRAAGGAAVTVRITNECPAPCAPGQLDLSAEAFAKLAAPSRGQIPITWSLLSPGTSDPLSIRYKTGSSQYWCGIQVIGHRNPVARLEVRDGGGWARLPRTEYNYFLSEQGGGCGGALRITDIYGERLTVDGIAVRPDVVQPTGVQFTAR is encoded by the coding sequence GTGGCAGCCCGTTCCCACCGCTCCTCCCCCCGGCCCAAGCGGCGCACCGCCCTCATATCCGTCGCCACCGTGGCGGCCGTAGGGCTCGCCGCGTCGCTCGTCATCGCCTTCGGCCCCGACCGCGAGAGCGGCACCGAAGCCGCCGGCAAGGTCGGTGCGGCCCCCGCCGCGACCACCCCCCGGGCGACCGGTCCGTCCTCCGATGCGCCGGAGCGTAAGCCCTCCGCCACACCGTCGAAGTCCCCGTCCCCGTCGGCCTCGAAGAACACCCCGTCGGCGACCCCGACCACCGAGTCCACCCGGCCGTCGCCCGCCGTCACCCGGCAGGCCGGGTCCGCCTCGGCGCAGCTGGCGGGGCGGATCCGCCCCGGGGTCGACTACGAGGGGGTCGCCACCTTCTACGACGCCGGTACGGGCGAGGGCGGCGCCTGTTCGTACGGCCCGAGCGACGACCTCATGACCGCGGCGATGAACACCACCGACTACGAGGTCTCCAAGGCCTGCGGGGCATACGTGCGCGTCCGCGCGGCGGGCGGCGCAGCCGTCACGGTCCGGATCACCAACGAGTGCCCTGCGCCCTGCGCGCCCGGCCAACTCGACCTCAGTGCGGAGGCCTTCGCCAAGCTCGCCGCACCCTCACGCGGCCAGATCCCGATCACCTGGAGTCTGCTGAGCCCCGGCACGTCCGACCCGCTCTCGATCCGCTACAAGACCGGGTCCAGCCAGTACTGGTGCGGCATCCAGGTGATCGGTCACCGGAATCCGGTGGCGCGGCTGGAGGTCCGCGACGGCGGCGGCTGGGCCCGGCTGCCGCGTACCGAGTACAACTACTTCCTCTCCGAGCAGGGCGGCGGGTGCGGAGGCGCGCTCAGGATCACCGACATCTACGGGGAGCGGCTGACCGTCGACGGGATCGCGGTACGGCCGGACGTCGTACAGCCGACCGGAGTGCAGTTCACCGCGCGCTGA
- the tuf gene encoding elongation factor Tu, producing the protein MSKTAYVRTKPHLNIGTMGHVDHGKTTLTAAITKVLAERGAGTFVPFDRIDRAPEEAARGITINIAHVEYETDTRHYAHVDMPGHADYVKNMVTGAAQLDGAILVVSALDGIMPQTAEHVLLARQVGVNHVVVALNKADAVDDGEDTVLIDLVELEVRELLTAHGYGGDSVPVVRVSGLKALEGDPRWTASIDALLDAVDTYVPMPERYLDAPFLLSVENVLTITGRGTVVTGAVERGTIHVGDRVEVLGAEVETVVTGLETFGKPMSEAQAGDNVALLLRGVGRDAVRRGHVVAAPGSVVPRRNFTAQVYVLSASEGGRTTPVSTGYRPQFYIRTADVVGDVDLGGIAVARPGDRVTMSVELGREVPLEPGLGFAIREGGRTVGAGTVTAVQ; encoded by the coding sequence ATGTCCAAGACGGCCTACGTCCGCACGAAACCGCATCTCAACATCGGCACCATGGGCCATGTCGACCACGGCAAGACCACCCTGACCGCCGCCATCACCAAGGTCCTCGCCGAGCGCGGGGCCGGCACCTTCGTACCGTTCGACCGCATCGACCGCGCCCCGGAGGAGGCGGCGCGCGGCATCACCATCAACATCGCGCACGTCGAGTACGAGACCGACACCCGGCACTACGCGCACGTCGACATGCCCGGCCACGCCGACTACGTCAAGAACATGGTCACCGGGGCCGCCCAGCTCGACGGGGCGATCCTCGTCGTCTCCGCGCTCGACGGGATCATGCCGCAGACCGCCGAGCACGTGCTGCTCGCCCGGCAGGTGGGTGTGAACCATGTGGTCGTCGCGCTGAACAAGGCCGACGCCGTCGACGACGGCGAAGACACCGTACTGATCGACCTCGTCGAACTGGAGGTCCGCGAACTGCTCACCGCGCACGGGTACGGCGGCGACTCCGTACCCGTCGTACGGGTCTCCGGGCTCAAGGCGCTCGAAGGGGACCCGCGGTGGACGGCGTCCATCGACGCGCTGCTGGACGCGGTGGACACGTACGTCCCGATGCCCGAGCGGTATCTGGACGCGCCGTTCCTGCTGTCCGTGGAGAACGTCCTCACGATCACGGGCCGGGGGACCGTCGTCACCGGTGCCGTCGAGCGGGGCACGATCCACGTGGGGGACCGGGTCGAGGTGCTCGGTGCCGAGGTGGAGACGGTGGTCACCGGCCTGGAGACCTTCGGCAAGCCGATGTCCGAGGCGCAGGCCGGGGACAACGTCGCGCTGCTGCTGCGCGGGGTGGGACGGGACGCCGTCCGCCGCGGGCATGTGGTGGCCGCGCCCGGCAGCGTCGTACCCAGGCGGAACTTCACCGCGCAGGTGTATGTGCTGTCGGCGAGTGAGGGCGGGCGTACGACTCCGGTTTCCACCGGGTACCGGCCCCAGTTCTACATCCGTACGGCGGATGTGGTCGGGGACGTCGACCTCGGTGGGATCGCCGTCGCGCGGCCCGGGGACCGGGTCACGATGAGTGTGGAGCTGGGCCGGGAGGTTCCGTTGGAGCCGGGGCTCGGGTTCGCGATTCGTGAGGGCGGCCGGACCGTGGGGGCGGGGACCGTGACGGCCGTTCAGTAG
- a CDS encoding cupin domain-containing protein, with protein sequence MVSGYEGLPGGVAVSHLAVYDWPAADGVCGGTPHLHLTCSEAYVVTGGRGAVQTLTTSGYEVTPLAPGTVAWFTPGTIHRLVNEDDLRITVLMQNNGLPEAGDAVLTLPPEYLTDPETYAAATRIPVDAPEEEQERVARNRRDLALKGYRALRDASGPEPLAAFHRAAAALVRPRLAEWRARWEKGARSAAAVTGEQLDRLERGDLSHLADAAVRAEEPSAYGKFGMCGRLDVYKGD encoded by the coding sequence GTGGTGAGCGGATACGAGGGGCTGCCGGGCGGGGTCGCCGTCTCGCACCTTGCCGTCTACGACTGGCCCGCCGCCGACGGGGTCTGCGGGGGAACTCCCCATCTGCATCTCACCTGTTCCGAGGCGTACGTCGTCACCGGCGGGCGCGGCGCGGTGCAGACGCTGACGACCTCCGGGTACGAGGTCACGCCACTGGCGCCCGGGACGGTCGCCTGGTTCACGCCCGGCACGATCCACCGGCTGGTCAACGAGGACGACCTGCGGATCACCGTCCTCATGCAGAACAACGGGCTGCCGGAGGCGGGCGACGCCGTCCTCACCCTGCCCCCGGAGTATCTGACCGACCCGGAGACGTACGCCGCCGCCACCCGCATCCCGGTGGACGCGCCGGAGGAGGAGCAGGAGCGCGTCGCCCGGAACCGGCGCGACCTCGCCCTGAAGGGCTACCGCGCGCTGCGCGACGCCTCCGGCCCCGAGCCGCTCGCCGCGTTCCACCGGGCCGCCGCGGCGCTCGTACGGCCCCGGCTGGCGGAGTGGCGGGCGCGCTGGGAAAAGGGTGCGCGTTCGGCTGCCGCCGTGACCGGGGAGCAGTTGGACCGGCTGGAGCGGGGGGACTTGTCACACCTGGCCGACGCTGCCGTACGGGCCGAGGAGCCCTCCGCGTACGGGAAGTTCGGGATGTGTGGGCGGTTGGACGTCTACAAGGGGGATTGA
- a CDS encoding serine hydrolase domain-containing protein: MPLTPASRPHTRTRSRTRTRTDPRTRLRLRLSVVALLGASCLGGLLLAPATGAADGGSGSGSGSGGRSERTLQQQLEDLVATPGGPPGVIVVLQRDRTSRVLRAGVADLETGRPIEPTDHMRIASTAKAFSGAVALRLVQQGALGLDSTIGRTLPQLPRAWRSVTLRQLLNHTSGLPDYTEDPEFLELLLADPRRTFDPRRLLDFVADEPLRFRPGTQYRYSNSDNIAVALMAETATHRPYEELLSQIVYRPLGLRDTSLPLGYEMPEPYMHGYAVEPPAPPEDVSEALSASGVWASGGIVSTPRDMTRFIRGYAAGRLTSRSVLREQRRWIEGASEPAGPGRNKAGLAIFRYDTRCGVVLGHTGNFPGYTQLIAATPDGRKSLTFSLTTQVNQTINPDLVERLRTIEENAVCTLLGRQGG, translated from the coding sequence ATGCCACTCACGCCCGCTTCCCGCCCGCACACCCGTACCCGTTCCCGCACCCGCACCCGCACAGATCCTCGTACCCGCCTCCGTCTCCGCCTGTCCGTCGTCGCCCTGCTCGGCGCTTCCTGTCTGGGTGGCCTGCTCCTCGCCCCGGCGACGGGCGCCGCCGACGGCGGCTCCGGCTCCGGCTCCGGCTCCGGCGGGAGGAGCGAGCGCACCCTGCAACAGCAGCTCGAAGACCTGGTCGCCACTCCTGGAGGACCGCCGGGTGTGATCGTCGTACTGCAACGGGACCGCACGTCACGTGTTCTTCGCGCCGGGGTCGCCGACCTGGAGACCGGCCGTCCGATCGAGCCCACCGACCACATGCGGATCGCCAGTACGGCGAAGGCGTTCAGCGGCGCCGTGGCGCTGCGTCTGGTGCAGCAGGGTGCGCTCGGTCTCGACAGCACCATCGGCCGCACCCTGCCCCAACTGCCCCGCGCCTGGCGGTCGGTCACCCTGCGCCAGTTGCTGAACCACACCAGCGGGCTGCCCGACTACACCGAGGACCCGGAGTTCCTGGAACTGCTCCTGGCGGACCCTCGCCGCACCTTCGACCCGCGCCGGCTGCTGGACTTCGTCGCGGACGAACCGCTGCGCTTCCGCCCCGGCACCCAGTACCGGTACTCCAACTCCGACAACATCGCCGTCGCGCTGATGGCGGAGACGGCGACCCACAGGCCGTACGAGGAGCTCCTGAGCCAGATCGTCTACCGGCCACTCGGCCTGCGCGACACCAGCCTCCCTCTGGGCTACGAGATGCCGGAGCCGTACATGCACGGCTACGCCGTCGAGCCGCCCGCGCCGCCGGAGGACGTCAGCGAAGCGCTGAGCGCGTCCGGTGTGTGGGCCTCGGGCGGGATCGTCTCCACTCCGCGTGACATGACGCGGTTCATCCGCGGCTACGCCGCCGGGAGACTGACGTCGAGATCCGTTCTGCGCGAGCAGCGCCGCTGGATCGAGGGGGCTTCGGAACCGGCCGGCCCCGGCCGCAACAAGGCGGGGCTCGCCATCTTCCGCTACGACACCCGCTGCGGGGTGGTGCTGGGGCACACCGGGAACTTCCCCGGCTACACGCAGCTGATCGCCGCGACCCCCGACGGCCGGAAGTCCCTCACCTTCTCGCTCACCACCCAGGTGAACCAGACGATCAACCCCGACCTGGTGGAGAGGCTCCGCACGATCGAGGAGAACGCGGTCTGCACACTGCTCGGCCGGCAAGGCGGCTGA
- a CDS encoding winged helix-turn-helix transcriptional regulator has protein sequence MPASGDPRPCSIADTLALVGEKYSLLVLREVCLGNGRFDQLVRNIGAPRDVLATRLRRLVDAGILHKHVYHERPQRFEYRPTPPGLELEPILMTLMAWGDRHLRKDDDRPMVIEHICGNELIPVVTCTACDGEVRHEDLTAHPQSPGWSVTGPTVR, from the coding sequence ATGCCCGCCTCCGGAGATCCCCGCCCCTGCTCCATCGCCGACACCCTGGCACTCGTCGGTGAGAAGTACTCCCTGCTGGTCCTGCGCGAGGTCTGCCTCGGCAACGGCCGCTTCGACCAGTTGGTCCGCAACATCGGGGCCCCGCGTGACGTACTGGCGACCCGCCTCAGGCGCCTGGTGGACGCGGGCATCCTGCACAAGCACGTCTACCACGAGCGCCCGCAGCGCTTCGAGTACCGGCCCACACCGCCGGGTCTCGAACTGGAACCGATCCTGATGACGCTCATGGCGTGGGGCGACCGCCATCTCCGGAAGGACGACGATCGCCCCATGGTGATCGAGCACATCTGCGGCAACGAACTGATCCCCGTGGTCACCTGCACGGCCTGCGACGGCGAGGTGCGTCACGAGGACCTCACGGCACACCCGCAGTCCCCGGGCTGGTCGGTGACCGGGCCGACGGTGAGGTAG
- a CDS encoding TVP38/TMEM64 family protein has translation MLDATARSGGTATVLPRTAATELAIATPSATVPAVALRRTARWGRLLFSPWARFSLLVALLVGAVSTVLLFEPQRLLADGWPPQLSGAAAVVMFAVAYGLCTVAFVPRPILNIAAGALFGSQLGLASALAGTVLGAGIAFGLGRILGQDALRPLLRHRWLKSADGQLSRHGFRSMLAARLFPGVPFWAANYCASVSRMGYLPFLLATALGSIPNTAAYAVAGARASSPTSPAFLIAMACIAIPALVGAVLAWRKRHHLRAR, from the coding sequence ATGCTCGATGCCACCGCCCGCTCCGGGGGCACCGCCACGGTCCTTCCCCGGACCGCCGCCACGGAGCTCGCCATCGCCACACCCTCCGCCACCGTTCCAGCCGTGGCGCTGAGGCGCACCGCCCGCTGGGGCAGACTGCTGTTCTCGCCGTGGGCCCGGTTCTCCCTGCTCGTGGCGCTGCTCGTGGGCGCCGTGTCGACCGTCCTGCTGTTCGAGCCGCAGCGGCTGCTGGCCGACGGCTGGCCGCCACAGCTGAGCGGCGCCGCGGCGGTCGTCATGTTCGCGGTGGCGTACGGGCTGTGCACGGTCGCCTTCGTGCCCCGGCCGATCCTCAACATCGCGGCAGGTGCCCTCTTCGGCTCCCAGCTGGGTCTGGCCTCGGCGCTGGCGGGCACCGTCCTCGGGGCCGGTATCGCCTTCGGCCTGGGCCGGATACTGGGGCAGGACGCTCTGCGCCCCCTTCTCCGCCACCGCTGGCTGAAGTCGGCGGACGGCCAGCTCAGCCGCCACGGCTTCCGCTCGATGCTGGCGGCCCGGCTGTTCCCGGGAGTGCCCTTCTGGGCGGCCAACTACTGCGCGTCCGTCTCCCGCATGGGCTACCTCCCTTTTCTCCTCGCCACCGCCCTAGGCTCCATCCCGAACACCGCCGCGTACGCGGTGGCCGGCGCCCGAGCCTCGTCCCCGACCTCCCCTGCCTTCCTGATCGCCATGGCCTGCATCGCGATCCCGGCCCTGGTCGGCGCGGTCCTGGCCTGGCGCAAACGCCATCACTTGCGAGCCCGCTGA
- a CDS encoding PmoA family protein — MTFHDGLRVVHAHGDRITVTEPATGVELLSYVYRAEADWEAPKPYLHPIRTLAGDVVTDFRPNDHRWHKGLQLTASHLSGQNLWGGNSYVHGEGYLPIPERVGSMAHVGFDVVESDGERVVIAERLTWHPHTGELWADEERRIEIHDVDTESGSWALTWTSAITNRRDEPLLFGSPTTAGREMAGYTGLFWRGPRAFRDGRIIGPDSEGTGLMGEQAPWLAYSGEHDGTDGHATLVFAHAPENDHTGDRGAHPAHWFVRNEPFAAVAPSWAFFEELELAPGETLTRRYRVVVADGAWEREEIAKYLEAHPW, encoded by the coding sequence ATGACCTTCCACGACGGGCTGCGCGTGGTCCACGCACACGGCGACCGGATCACGGTCACCGAACCCGCCACCGGTGTCGAGCTGTTGAGCTACGTCTACCGGGCGGAGGCGGACTGGGAGGCGCCGAAGCCGTATCTGCACCCGATCCGGACGCTGGCCGGGGACGTCGTCACCGACTTCCGGCCCAACGACCACCGCTGGCACAAGGGCCTGCAGCTGACGGCCTCGCACCTGTCGGGGCAGAACCTGTGGGGCGGCAACTCGTATGTGCACGGCGAGGGTTATCTGCCGATCCCGGAGCGGGTCGGTTCGATGGCGCACGTCGGATTCGACGTCGTCGAGTCGGACGGCGAGCGGGTCGTGATCGCCGAGCGGCTGACCTGGCACCCGCACACCGGGGAGCTGTGGGCGGACGAGGAGCGCCGGATCGAGATCCACGACGTCGACACCGAGTCGGGTTCGTGGGCGCTGACCTGGACGAGCGCGATCACCAACCGCCGCGACGAGCCGCTGCTGTTCGGCAGCCCCACCACCGCCGGACGTGAGATGGCCGGTTACACAGGCCTGTTCTGGCGCGGCCCGCGTGCCTTCCGGGACGGGCGGATCATCGGCCCCGACTCCGAGGGGACCGGGCTGATGGGCGAGCAGGCGCCCTGGCTGGCCTACTCGGGCGAACACGACGGCACCGACGGACACGCCACGCTCGTCTTCGCGCACGCGCCCGAGAACGACCACACCGGAGACCGGGGCGCGCATCCCGCCCACTGGTTCGTCCGCAACGAGCCCTTCGCCGCCGTCGCCCCGTCCTGGGCCTTCTTCGAGGAACTGGAGCTGGCTCCCGGCGAGACGCTCACCCGTCGCTACCGGGTCGTCGTGGCGGACGGGGCCTGGGAGCGGGAGGAGATCGCCAAGTACCTGGAGGCGCACCCGTGGTGA